One Rosa chinensis cultivar Old Blush chromosome 5, RchiOBHm-V2, whole genome shotgun sequence genomic region harbors:
- the LOC112203274 gene encoding receptor-like protein EIX2: protein MGVPSSLVMLKMNNNNFGGKIPSSMFHNCTALKSIDLGDNRFTGSIPLWTRITRSNASSKLQMLRLRSNSLSGHIPHRLCYLPSLHIIDLGDNNFSGTIPKCLFHLTSLVHGTNSSGKPYGNVTYPQQTTLTLKGRELVYDTTLGLVCSIDLSSNKLEGEIPEEITSLIELGTLNLSRNHFNGNIPSNIGNLIKVETLDLSNNNLSGVIPQSLSSLINLLVSLELVL, encoded by the coding sequence ATGGGTGTGCCAAGTTCACTTGTCATGTTAAAGATGAACAACAACAATTTTGGAGGCAAAATTCCTTCGTCTATGTTCCACAATTGCACTGCTTTGAAGAGTATTGATCTTGGGGACAACAGGTTTACAGGAAGCATACCATTGTGGACAAGAATCACAAGATCAAATGCATCATCCAAGTTACAGATGCTACGTTTGCGATCAAACTCTTTGAGCGGGCATATTCCCCACAGATTGTGCTATCTGCCATCCCTTCATATCATAGACCTTGGTGACAACAACTTTTCAGGGACTATTCCAAAGTGTTTGTTCCATTTGACTTCTTTGGTTCATGGTACCAATTCCTCTGGTAAGCCCTATGGTAATGTTACTTATCCTCAGCAAACCACTTTGACGTTGAAAGGAAGAGAACTTGTGTACGATACAACTCTGGGTCTGGTGTGTAGTATTGATCTCTCATCCAACAAGTTAGAAGGTGAAATCCCTGAAGAAATAACCAGCCTTATTGAGTTAGGTACCTTGAACTTGTCGAGAAATCATTTTAATGGAAACATTCCCTCAAACATTGGAAATCTGATAAAGGTGGAAACTCTTGATCTTTCCAACAACAACCTTTCAGGAGTGATTCCTCAAAGTTTGTCTTCTTTAATTAACCTTCTTGTCTCACTTGAACTTGTCTTATAA
- the LOC112202581 gene encoding receptor-like protein EIX2 — protein sequence MEEERQALLSFRHDLADPSGRLSSWIGYECCQWKGISCNNLTGHVAKMDLSNAAYGSMVFDELAYRSPLRGKINPSLLSLKHLNYLDLSWNDFELPQFIGQLRSLSYLNLSAFSSHGGVIPESIGNLSSLKILDLSNNYFDGIRISEFFGQLKSLQFLDMSYSSFEITSNLANLSDLIYLDLGGNFWSIKASKNLNWFSQLSFLKYLNLQSMDLSRAGDSWLLAANMLPSLLELHLSFCQIEHISVSLPKINITSLLILDMSQNWIVSSIPSWLFNLTSLRKLDLSGNSFGGSIAWKLGSLKNLEELDLSSNGFEGQVPRLIGNSSKLKILNLANNKIVGGLPELLGGCLGCTNDKLESVDLSLNRLNCKFPASLGMFQNLQYLNLESNTVGGTIPESIGNLSSLKTLNLRYNHMNGSVPESLGQLSQLLQLDLSENSWAGSLLESHFINLTRLESFAVSTNQPMSIIFNATWVAPFMLHRIEIRKCSIDPSFLVWLQSQTELSIVTLSSTNISGPISEEWFLKFPQIEYLDLSYNQIPGKLPLLLKCPNLNHIDLSHNQFEGPFLFSSPNFSMLNLESNLLLGPIPSNLDQLVPNLRELYLSENKLNGTIPASICNMTNLAILTLRRNQLSGEFPQAWSLWSNMLVVDVGYNNLSGDIPSSMGVSISLAILKLNNNNFGGKFPSLIFENCRGLKSIDLGSNRFTGNLPSKISSELSGLHLRSNFFSGHIPNELCFTMLHVLDLGDNNFSGSIPKCLNEMYSLVRSFSNVSRYDSYVEQITLMLKGTELIYNTTLFFVNIIDLSSNNLEGEIPEEVSSLVELGTLNLSRNHLSGQIPSKIGNLRWLETLDLSHNQLSGPIPQSLSSLTSLSHLNLSYNNLAGRIPSSTQLTTLDDSSIYEANPLLCGVPLATKCSGDSTPAALDGKDNKDEDDNEKLVFYGSIVFGFIIGFWGVCGALLIKKSWRYAYFQFFDKIKDQVALRIALTVARWHRRRSLLV from the coding sequence ATGGAGGAGGAGAGACAAGCGCTTCTCAGCTTCAGACACGATCTTGCAGATCCTTCCGGTAGGCTTTCGTCTTGGATTGGTTACGAGTGCTGTCAATGGAAAGGGATTTCATGCAACAACCTCACTGGTCATGTTGCCAAGATGGACCTCAGTAATGCTGCATATGGGTCCATGGTGTTTGATGAGTTGGCTTACAGGTCTCCCTTGAGGGGTAAGATAAATCCTTCATTGCTTAGCCTGAAACATTTAAATTACCTAGATCTAAGCTGGAACGATTTTGAGCTTCCCCAATTCATCGGTCAACTTAGGAGTTTGAGTTATCTCAATCTCTCTGCATTTTCATCACACGGGGGAGTGATTCCAGAGTCTATTGGGAATTTGTCATCCTTGAAAATACTTGACCTTTCTAATAATTACTTCGATGGGATTCGCATTTCTGAGTTCTTTGGTCAGCTTAAAAGTTTGCAATTTCTTGACATGTCCTATTCTTCTTTTGAAATTACCTCTAATCTTGCTAACCTATCAGACTTGATCTATCTGGACCTCGGTGGGAATTTCTGGTCAATAAAAGCTTCCAAAAACTTGAATTGGTTTTCTCAACTCTCTTTCTTAAAATACCTCAATCTCCAATCGATGGACCTTAGCAGAGCTGGAGATAGTTGGCTACTTGCTGCTAACATGCTTCCCTCACTGTTAGAGCTACATTTGTCTTTCTGCCAGATTGAACATATTTCAGTCTCATTGCCAAAGATAAACATCACATCCCTTTTGATCCTTGATATGTCACAGAATTGGATCGTATCGTCAATTCCCAGCTGGTTGTTTAACCTTACCAGCCTCAGAAAACTTGATCTAAGTGGGAATTCTTTCGGTGGTTCCATAGCTTGGAAATTGGGAAGCCTCAAAAATCTGGAAGAGCTTGATTTATCTAGTAATGGCTTCGAAGGTCAAGTTCCGAGACTCATTGGAAATTCGAGTAAGCTAAAGATCTTAAATCTTGCGAATAACAAGATTGTTGGGGGGCTTCCAGAGCTGTTGGGTGGTTGTTTAGGATGTACAAATGATAAACTAGAGTCAGTAGATTTGTCTTTGAATAGGCTAAACTGCAAATTTCCTGCTTCTCTGGGGATGTTTCAAAATTTGCAGTATCTTAATCTTGAGTCCAACACTGTTGGGGGCACAATTCCAGAGTCAATAGGAAACTTGTCATCCTTGAAAACTCTAAATCTCAGGTATAATCATATGAATGGGTCCGTTCCTGAAAGTCTGGGACAACTCTCTCAGCTACTTCAGTTAGATCTGTCAGAGAATTCCTGGGCAGGTAGTCTATTGGAATCCCATTTCATCAATCTCACTAGGTTGGAGTCTTTTGCAGTCAGCACAAATCAACCTATGTCCATCATTTTCAATGCGACTTGGGTTGCTCCTTTCATGCTCCACAGAATCGAGATTAGGAAATGTAGCATAGATCCGTCCTTTCTTGTATGGCTTCAGTCTCAAACTGAATTGTCCATTGTTACCCTTTCAAGTACAAACATCTCGGGTCCCATATCAGAGGAATGGTTCTTGAAGTTTCCCCAAATCGAATATTTGGATTTATCATACAACCAAATCCCTGGTAAGCTTCCATTGCTACTGAAATGTCCAAATCTAAATCATATAGATTTGAGTCATAACCAATTTGAAGGTCCATTTCTATTTTCTTCCCCCAATTTTTCCATGCTCAATCTCGAAAGCAATTTACTTTTGGGGCCAATTCCCTCGAATTTGGACCAGTTGGTGCCCAACTTGAGAGAATTGTATCTCtctgagaataaattaaatggTACTATTCCAGCCTCTATATGCAACATGACAAACTTGGCAATTCTTACATTGAGGAGAAATCAGTTGTCTGGAGAATTCCCTCAAGCATGGAGTCTGTGGAGCAATATGCTGGTAGTAGATGTCGGATACAATAATCTCTCTGGTGATATTCCCAGCTCAATGGGTGTTTCAATCTCTCTTGCTATACTGAAGCTGAACAACAACAACTTTGGGGGTAAATTTCCTTCTTTGATATTTGAGAATTGCAGAGGATTGAAGAGTATCGATCTTGGAAGCAATCGATTCACTGGAAACCTACCTTCAAAGATTTCATCAGAATTGTCTGGCCTACACCTACGATCCAACTTTTTCAGTGGGCATATACCCAATGAGTTGTGCTTTACCATGCTTCATGTCTTAGACCTTGGTGACAACAACTTTTCAGGGAGTATTCCCAAGTGTTTGAATGAAATGTATTCCTTGGTTAGAAGTTTTTCCAATGTGAGTCGCTATGATAGTTACGTTGAGCAAATCACATTGATGTTAAAAGGAACAGAACTGATATACAACACGACTCTATTTTTCGTCAACATCATTGATCTTTCGTCAAACAATTTAGAAGGCGAAATCCCTGAAGAAGTAAGTAGCCTCGTTGAATTGGGTACCTTGAACTTGTCAAGAAATCATTTAAGCGGACAGATTCCCTCGAAGATTGGAAACTTGCGATGGTTGGAAACTCTTGATCTCTCACATAATCAACTATCAGGACCGATTCCTCAGAGTTTGTCTTCTTTAACCTCCTTGTCTCACTTGAATTTGTCCTACAACAACTTGGCCGGAAGAATTCCCTCGAGCACACAACTTACTACACTTGATGATTCATCAATATACGAAGCCAATCCATTATTGTGTGGGGTTCCTCTTGCAACCAAGTGCTCGGGAGATAGCACACCTGCTGCTCTGGATGGGAAAGACAACAAAGATGAAGATGACAATGAAAAGCTTGTTTTCTATGGTAGCATTGTATTTGGCTTTATCATAGGCTTTTGGGGTGTTTGTGGCGCATTGCTTATCAAGAAATCATGGAGGTATGCTTACTTTCAATTCTTTGATAAAATCAAAGATCAAGTTGCATTAAGGATTGCATTGACAGTGGCTCGTTGGCATCGAAGGAGGTCTTTATTGGTTTAG
- the LOC112164969 gene encoding uncharacterized protein LOC112164969: MPSCSGRSAKDDKANGSSDHRANHVDSTSLQSEQLAGAANHSAAPAAEKVNYEVVEWPRIYVALSRKEKEDDFLAMKGTKLPQRPKKRAKNIDRTLQYCFPGMWLSDLTRNRYEVREKKCVKKQKRRGLKGMESVESDSE, translated from the exons ATGCCATCTTGCTCGGGAAGGTCAGCCAAAGATGACAAGGCAAATGGGTCATCTGATCACCGTGCGAACCATGTCGATTCCACCTCATTACAATCGGAACAATTAGCTGGTGCTGCTAACCATTCTGCCGCACCAGCAGCTGAAAAAGTGAACTATGAAGTGGTGGAGTGGCCGAGAATTTACGTGGCTTTGTCTAGGAAGGAGAAAGAAGATGATTTCCTTGCAATGAAAGGCACGAAGCTGCCTCAGAGACCCAAGAAAAGGGCCAAGAACATTGACAGAACTCTTCAG TATTGTTTCCCAGGGATGTGGCTATCTGACTTGACAAGGAATCGCTATGAGGTCAGGGAGAAGAAATGTGTGAAGAAG CAGAAGCGAAGGGGACTGAAAGGGATGGAGAGCGTGGAAAGTGATTCCGAGTAG